The following proteins are encoded in a genomic region of Astatotilapia calliptera chromosome 22, fAstCal1.2, whole genome shotgun sequence:
- the tent5bb gene encoding terminal nucleotidyltransferase 5Bb, translating into MSSGDVSEQSRRVSVLSWDQVRRLDSILGESVPIHGRGNFPTLSVQPRQIVQVVRARLEEHGVMVRDVKLNGSAASHVLHEDNGLGYKDLDLIFGLSLTDDKTFRLVKDVVLDCLVDFLPEGVCRDRITALALKEAYVQKLVKVCNETDRWSLISLSNNTGKNVELKFVDTLRRQFEFSVDSFQITLDSLLLFDRCSETAMSETFHPTVQGESMYGDFEEALDHLRSKTIATRSPEEIRGGGLLKYCHLLVRGFHPSSATQMKQMQRYMCSRFFIDFPDISEQQRKLEGYLQNHFAGMEDKRYEYLVTLRQVVDESTVCLMGHERRQTLALISALALRVMAEQNAIPALSNITCYYQPAPYVRDVNFSNYYVAQVQSPMATCSNSYQTWLPCS; encoded by the exons ATGTCCTCCGGTGATGTCTCGGAGCAGAGTCGGCGGGTGAGCGTGCTGTCATGGGATCAGGTTCGGCGTTTGGACTCCATCCTTGGAGAGAGCGTACCGATCCACGGCCGAGGAAACTTCCCCACGCTGTCCGTGCAGCCCCGGCAGATCGTTCAG GTGGTCAGGGCTCGACTGGAGGAGCATGGCGTGATGGTACGTGATGTTAAGCTGAATGGTTCAGCAGCCAGCCACGTACTTCATGAGGACAACGGCCTTGGCTACAAAGACCTGGACCTGATCTTTGGCTTGAGTTTGACTGATGACAAAACCTTCCGGCTGGTGAAGGACGTGGTGCTGGACTGCCTGGTGGACTTCTTGCCCGAAGGGGTATGCAGAGATCGAATCACAGCCCTTGCCCTAAAGGAGGCATATGTTCAGAAGCTGGTGAAAGTTTGCAACGAGACAGATCGCTGGAGCCTCATCTCACtttccaacaacactggcaaaAACGTGGAACTGAAGTTTGTGGACACGCTGAGAAGGCAGTTCGAGTTCAGCGTCGACTCCTTCCAGATTACTCTGGACTCATTGCTGCTGTTCGACCGCTGCTCGGAAACAGCCATGTCCGAGACCTTCCACCCTACAGTCCAGGGAGAGAGTATGTATGGAGACTTTGAGGAAGCTCTGGATCACCTCCGCTCCAAGACCATCGCCACCCGCAGTCCAGAAGAGATCCGGGGCGGCGGCCTGCTCAagtactgccacctgctggtgcGCGGTTTCCATCCATCTTCCGCAACTCAGATGAAACAGATGCAGCGCTACATGTGCTCGCGCTTCTTCATCGACTTCCCCGACATAAGCGAGCAGCAGAGAAAGCTGGAGGGATATCTGCAGAACCACTTTGCGGGCATGGAGGACAAGCGCTATGAGTATCTGGTGACTCTGAGACAAGTGGTGGATGAAAGCACTGTGTGTCTGATGGGACACGAGCGCCGGCAAACGCTGGCTCTTATTTCTGCCCTGGCGTTGCGTGTAATGGCCGAACAGAATGCCATCCCCGCTCTGTCCAACATCACCTGCTACTACCAGCCTGCTCCCTATGTCAGAGACGTCAACTTCAGCAATTACTACGTGGCGCAAGTTCAGTCACCCATGGCTACGTGCAGTAACTCTTATCAAACATGGCTGCCTTGCAGCTGA